The following are encoded in a window of Spea bombifrons isolate aSpeBom1 chromosome 2, aSpeBom1.2.pri, whole genome shotgun sequence genomic DNA:
- the ZC3H10 gene encoding zinc finger CCCH domain-containing protein 10 yields the protein MPNRENYANGGSSSSGGGGASGSEDGAATVDYVCRDFLRNVCKRGKRCRFKHPDSSDVSDLGVQKNEFVFCHDFQNKECVRINCRFIHGTKDDEEHYKKTGELPPRLRQKVAAGLGLSPTDLPNKGEVPICRDFLKGDCQRGDRCKFRHLQREFEYQYEYPCDMRAGVMNTGTSPGNLAAATARAYEQYGTYEGLQETDYYASSYYRYGERFDDPVMKRRRVGYDGYYNASPVEYRLLEEENVMLRRRVEDLKKQVSVLAATNEVLLDQNAQFRSQAKVVTLSTLSTTAPTSDQAVGSVANYNHGIAQTHTTLSSQALQPRPVTQQELVASSGAPPAAQTNAAPQLNPEITPLSAALAQTIAQGMAPPPVSMAPVAVSVAPVAVSMAQPLPGITMSHATTPMVTYPIASQSMRITAMPH from the coding sequence ATGCCAAACAGGGAAAATTATGCAAACggtggcagcagcagcagcggcggcggcggcgctaGTGGCAGTGAAGACGGTGCAGCGACAGTGGATTATGTGTGTCGTGACTTTCTGCGCAATGTGTGCAAGCGAGGAAAGCGCTGCCGTTTCAAGCATCCAGACTCTAGTGATGTGTCTGATcttggggtgcagaaaaatgagTTTGTCTTCTGTCATGACTTTCAAAACAAGGAATGCGTGCGCATTAACTGCAGATTTATTCATGGAACCAAGGATGATGAAGAGCACTATAAGAAAACTGGAGAGCTTCCTCCCCGTTTGCGTCAAAAGGTAGCAGCTGGCCTTGGCTTGTCTCCCACTGATCTGCCCAATAAAGGTGAGGTTCCCATTTGCCGTGACTTCCTAAAAGGTGACTGCCAGCGGGGCGATAGATGTAAGTTCCGCCACCTACAACGAGAATTCGAGTACCAATATGAATACCCTTGTGATATGCGAGCAGGCGTTATGAATACCGGGACGAGTCCTGGAAATCTGGCTGCGGCCACAGCCCGTGCCTATGAACAATATGGTACTTATGAGGGCCTTCAGGAGACGGATTACTACGCTTCCTCATATTATCGCTATGGTGAGCGCTTTGATGACCCTGTAATGAAAAGGAGGCGCGTGGGATATGATGGGTATTACAATGCTTCCCCAGTAGAATACCGTCTCCTGGAGGAAGAGAATGTTATGCTACGCAGACGTGTTGAGGACTTAAAGAAGCAAGTTTCAGTCCTGGCTGCAACCAATGAAGTCCTGCTGGATCAAAATGCCCAGTTTCGCAGCCAGGCCAAGGTGGTTACTCTCAGCACACTGAGCACTACAGCTCCAACCAGTGACCAAGCTGTAGGTAGCGTTGCCAACTACAATCATGGCATTGCCCAGACGCACACAACATTAAGTAGCCAGGCGTTGCAACCACGACCAGTCACACAGCAAGAGCTGGTAGCATCCTCTGGCGCACCTCCTGCGGCTCAGACAAATGCAGCCCCTCAGTTGAACCCAGAAATCACTCCGCTTTCAGCAGCGCTGGCGCAAACTATTGCTCAGGGCATGGCTCCTCCCCCTGTTTCCATGGCACCGGTTGCAGTCTCCGTGGCACCTGTGGCTGTTTCAATGGCTCAGCCTCTACCCGGTATTACTATGAGCCATGCCACTACACCCATGGTAACCTATCCCATTGCTTCACAGAGCATGCGTATAACAGCCATGCCTCACTGA